From a region of the Odoribacter splanchnicus DSM 20712 genome:
- a CDS encoding TlpA disulfide reductase family protein: MKVFIILAGLLMLGACTGKPEGFVLKGELKGAPDDHWVFLTNTGQTHYYDSTRLKNGRFEFKGKVDGPELRCITYFKDPSQRVFGWDKILNIPVYVENAAIQVTLPFAEMPSKLQKELPAGLQVKGSESHDLYMAYKRRVTPFVLQNDSLFDAYRHVYYYKKGTEEDVFRCVREMDAVRDSIFYTGVGFIRRHISSPVAVYVAKGLNVRAHERRVAREVAGLFPEEFRKTPEGQKLEKAVLGQPLYVGDVLPDFEVLTTGLKKVKLSGILRKGHYTLVELWASWCGPCRADIPHLKETYERYHGKGFDMVSISIDDDTDAWLKAVKEEGMAWTQVCGANGKSYDKECMKLFGTNGVPSCVLVDAEGRVVSTNARGGWLNEKLAKLFQE, encoded by the coding sequence ATGAAGGTATTTATTATACTAGCTGGTTTATTGATGTTAGGAGCTTGTACCGGCAAGCCGGAAGGCTTTGTACTGAAGGGTGAATTGAAGGGAGCTCCGGATGATCATTGGGTATTTCTGACAAATACCGGACAAACTCATTATTACGATAGTACCCGGTTAAAAAACGGACGGTTTGAGTTCAAAGGGAAAGTTGACGGTCCGGAATTGCGTTGTATTACTTATTTTAAAGATCCCTCACAACGGGTTTTTGGGTGGGATAAAATTCTGAATATTCCGGTTTATGTTGAGAATGCTGCTATTCAGGTCACTTTACCTTTTGCTGAAATGCCTTCGAAGCTGCAAAAAGAACTTCCTGCCGGTTTACAGGTGAAAGGGTCGGAATCTCATGATCTGTATATGGCTTATAAGCGACGGGTGACTCCGTTTGTTTTGCAGAACGATAGTTTGTTCGATGCTTACCGGCATGTGTATTATTATAAAAAAGGAACGGAAGAAGACGTATTTCGCTGTGTCCGGGAAATGGATGCCGTACGCGACAGTATCTTTTATACCGGGGTCGGTTTTATTCGTCGGCATATTTCCTCTCCGGTAGCCGTATATGTGGCTAAAGGGTTGAATGTACGGGCACATGAAAGACGGGTTGCCCGGGAGGTTGCCGGACTTTTCCCGGAAGAGTTTCGGAAAACCCCGGAAGGACAGAAGCTGGAGAAGGCTGTCCTGGGCCAGCCTTTATACGTTGGAGATGTATTGCCTGATTTCGAGGTATTGACCACCGGTTTGAAAAAGGTGAAATTGTCCGGGATATTACGCAAAGGTCATTATACTTTGGTGGAATTATGGGCATCCTGGTGTGGCCCTTGCCGGGCAGATATCCCCCATTTGAAAGAGACCTATGAACGTTACCATGGAAAGGGATTCGATATGGTCAGTATTTCGATAGACGACGACACGGATGCCTGGCTGAAGGCGGTAAAGGAAGAAGGAATGGCTTGGACACAGGTTTGCGGGGCGAACGGGAAGAGTTATGACAAGGAATGTATGAAACTCTTCGGAACCAATGGTGTGCCTTCCTGTGTTTTGGTCGATGCCGAAGGCCGGGTAGTCAGCACCAATGCCCGTGGAGGATGGTTGAATGAAAAATTAGCGAAATTGTTTCAGGAATAA